Part of the Rhodohalobacter barkolensis genome, ACGTCGGGAAGCGATTGCCCGGAAATCTTCACTTTAAATCGATGCAGTGATAACGTTTAGAGTTGCTTTAAACGTATAAATGTCAAAAGAAGTAAATAAAGAGAGAGTATTTTAAACTTTGAGCTGTTTCTTGGCTTCTTCAAAGAAAGAAGGATCCACAACAATTCGCCCGCTGTTTTCGTCAATAATGATTTTATTCTTTCTTCGAACTTCTACCTGTGTCTGAGGCGGCAGAGCCATTCCGTGTGCGGCTCCCCTGTCCATTGCAACAACAGCCATTCCGTTGGCAAGTCCATCTCTTAAACGGTTGTAGCTCCTCACATAGCGACTGTCAAGCTCTTCTTCGAGCTCATCGCGTTTTTCAAGAAGCTTCTCTTCTTCCTCTTTTGTGCTTGCTACGACCTTGTCCAGATTTTTCTTTTTATCTGCATGGAGCTCTTCAGTCTCTTTCAGCTTCTCTTTGTTCACTTCGAGCTCACCTTCAACCTCTTCCTGTCTCTTTGCGATCTCTTCCAACCTTGATTCAGCATTTTCAACAAATGTTTTCTGTGCTTCAATCTCTTTGGTTAAAGCATCATACTCGCGATTGTTTCGAACGGATAACTGCTGTTCTTCATATTTTTTAGTTTTATCCAAAGACTCTTCGATGCCCACTTCCAGTTTTTTCTTTTCAGATTTTAAACTGTCGGCTTCCTCTTCAAGCTGGTTGATACGAGCATTATATCGGTTAATATTCGTTTCAATATCAAGAATTTCTTCAGGCAGATCGCCGCGAAGTTGTCTGATCTCGTCGATTCGACTGTCGATGTACTGTAAATTGGCTAATTGTTGAAGTACCTCTTGCATGGCTTTATATAGAGAAGTTTAGATGTTTTTATTTTCAAAATCGGTGACGTAGACCTTCATTGGATTGGTTACCGTTTCGGTTGCATCTACGGATAGGTGTTCAAAAGCTTCAGAAAGTTCTTTTCGGATGGCTTCCACTACAGGAAATTCACTTTCGTAGTGACCGGCATCCACAAGCAGGAAATCCTGCTTTTCAGTAAAGTAGTCGTGATATTTAATATCTGCGGTAACAAATGCGTCTGCTCCGGCTTTAATCGCTTTTTTCTTGAGAAAAACTCCGGCTCCTCCACAAACTGCTACTTTTTTAATTCGATCTGATTTTCCGGAAAAGCGGAGGGCTGGCACATCAAGAGCTCTGCAAACCAAGTGAAGAAATTCATCCATCGCAATTCCCTCTTCGGGATAATCTCCCAAAACTCCCATTCCAAAATTGTTGGAAGGAGTAGTGAGCTCCATCTCCTGAAAACTTCCTTTTTTCAATAAACCTTCTTTTTCCAGAGCGCCTCGCAACTGTGAAACATTCTGTTGATCAATGGTTGCTTCAAAACAGAATTGCCCTTCTTTGCGATTATCTACACTGAAAAAGTGAGCCTCTTCGGCAGAGAAGTAGTTCAGAAGTTTTAATACAGCTTTTGTGTCGTCTGTACTGGTTACCAGCGAAATTTTTCGACTGATGTTATAACTCTTATCCAGAAACTGGAGATTATCAAGGCCAAGGTTATTGGCCAATACAAATGAAACTCCATCCAGGGCTGCATCCAGATTCGTGTGTGCAGTCATGAGAGCAATATTATTACGGATCATTTTGTAAATAATCCGTCCCTGCTCATCTGTAGGGTTGATACTGGAAATTTCTTTAAAAATAAGGGGGTGATGCGAAACTATAAGTTCACATTTTTTATCCAATGCCTCATCAACAATATCCTCTGTTACATCGAGGCAGACCAAAACTCTGGATACAGAAGCGGTGGGGTCGCCAACTAAAAGTCCTACATTGTCATAACTCATCTTTATGCCGGGAGGTGCCCACTGATGCATAAAGTCTGTTATATGGCGAACCTGAGTATTCAAGTCTGGGGGCCTCCGGTTGTTTGATGTGCTTTTGTCTCGGCCGGGAGGTAAGAACCCGCTAAACCCTTTATGTAAGATATTTGCTGATGTATCATAATCTTTTTCACAGGCTTGTAAAATACGATTATTTTTAAACCATTAAAAAACTAAATTCGGGATTTATTTGTGTTTTCAATTACTTTTTGAAATGTTTTCAGGCTTATCTTAATTAACAGTGTAAAGAGGTAAATTGTAGAAAATAAATGGCTGATATTTATGAGTAGTGATATTATTTCACGATATAATCAGGTTCAGGAAAGAATTGACAAAGCGTGTAAAGATGCCGGCCGGGATCCCGGCGAAGTGATGCTGGTAGCGGTTAGTAAAACCAAGCCCGATGAAGATGTTCTTAAATTGATAGAACATGGCCACTTCCATTTTGGTGAAAACAGGGCAAAAGCCCTTCAGGACCGTATGGAGTCTATCAAAAACCCGGCTGCCGTATGGCATTTTATCGGTAACCTTCAGACCAATAAAATTAAATATATGGTTGAGAGGGTTAACTGGATTCAATCCATCCATAAAATGAAAGCATTGAAAGAGGTAGAGAAAAGAGCCTCCGAAATTAACCGGGTCATTAATGTTTTAATCCAGGTTAATATCAGCGATGAGGATCAGAAAAGCGGCTGTGATCCGGAGAAATTAGAAGGGATACTGAAATATGCTCAGGACTTAAAATACACTAAAGTCAGAGGTTTGATGGGAATGGCTACCTTTACTGATGATCTGGATGTTGTCCGGCCCGAATTTAAACTTTTGAAAAAACTTCGCGACGAGCATAAACATCTGAGTGAGGGTTCGGTAGACCTGAAACACCTGTCGATGGGAATGACCAATGATCTGGAGGTAGCCATTCAGGAAGGTTCCACGATGGTACGGGTTGGCACTGCCATTTTTGGCGAACGCAACTATTAAAAAATCATTCCGTTATAATGAAAGTCTAAATAGCATATTTACTATTTTAAACGAACCGGTAAATAGATATGGGAGCTTTTGCATGGGTTTTGATCGCACTTGCAGTTATTATTGGCGGTTATATTATTGATTATCAGAAGAATAAATTAAAATGGCAGGATAAGTCGTCTCAAACTACGGACGACCTTGAAGAGATTCGCAGCCTGCTTCATCAAATGAAAAAACGTATTGAAAATCTGGAAGCCATTGCGGCAAATGATCCGGATAGTTTCAAATCAGAGTCGATGGATCCGCTGGATCGAATTGAAATTAATGAGGAAGAAAACATCAAAAAGGATAACGAAAACAGAGTTTCTAATTTAGCAAAATCAAAAGGTGATTAATTATGGGTGGGGATGATGTAGCCATTTTAAGTGTAATTTTTGGGAGTGTAATTGCAATTGTATTTATCACAACGGTAGGAAGTATTATCAAAGCGGCTATAAAACGTAAATCAAGCAGCAGCGTAGCCGATAATAAAGAATTTTTAGCTGCCTTGAGAGAATTTAAAGAGAAAACCGATCGTCGTTTACAAAACCTTGAAGCCATCGTTTCTGGAGATGAACCGATGCCATCTAAAACAACCAAAAAGGAAGAAAAAAAGACGGAACGTAAAAGCGCAATTGAGATAGAAATAGAAGATCAACAAAAAAAAGAGGACAATAACCAATCGAATAGCGGAAAACTGAAAAACATGTTAAATCAGTAATCGTTATGTTCTTTAAGTGTCGTTTTTTAGCTGTCAATTTATAACCTGTATATCATAACCTAACTATGGGATCACAACCGATGAAACTCACCGCCCTGGAAATTAAACAACAGCAGTTCGAAAAATCTTTGCGCGGATATGATACGGCTGAAGTTCACGCGTATCTGAATTTGATTGCCAGTGAGTGGGAACACATGGTAGGTAAAATGAGAGAGCTTGAAGCTCAAATTGATAAGATGGATGATAAACTGAAACACTATGAACGTGTTGAAGAAGCTCTTCACGAAACCCTTCAAACGGCAAAAGACAGTGCTGAGCAAAAGTTAACCGGTGCAAAAAAAGAGTCTATAAATATCATTGAAAAAGCTGAAATGGAAGCAGACTCAATTGTTCGGGAAGCCCACCAGCAGAGACAGCAAATTCGCCAAAGTATTTTAAGATTATTGGACCGACGTAAAGAAATTATCGGTGGAATAAATTCCTATCTGGAAATTGCACAGGAGTCTCTCAGTCAATTCAGTAAAGATGAAGCTTCACTTTTCCGCTTGCCAAAAGAGCCGGAGATTGAAGAATCAAACTCTCCATATAAATCCACTTCTGAAAAGAAAAAATTCCAATTTGATGATTCAGAAAATGATGATTTATCATCAAAGTCATCCGTACCACAATCTTTGGATGATATTTTAGACGAACTCGATTAAAAAACGATATAACAATTCCCATCTTAGAAGAACTTATCAAAAGGAGATCGGGAATTTGTTATCTTCTCCATTCTTTCAAATAAGCACCAATTCATCATTTTAAATAATTATGGAATCTGTAGAAACCTTTCGAAAAAACCGAAATGAAGCCTTGGAACACATTCAAAGTATAACGGATATGCGTCCGGAGTACATGCTCATTTTGGGTACCGGTTTGGGACAGCTTGCAGATGAAATGGACATCAAAACAGAGATTCCTTATAACGAAATTCCACACTTTCCTGTCTCTACTGTTGAGAGTCACGCCGGTAAGCTTCTGTTCGGAAATTTAGGTGGAAAAGATGTTGTTGCCATGC contains:
- a CDS encoding YggS family pyridoxal phosphate-dependent enzyme → MSSDIISRYNQVQERIDKACKDAGRDPGEVMLVAVSKTKPDEDVLKLIEHGHFHFGENRAKALQDRMESIKNPAAVWHFIGNLQTNKIKYMVERVNWIQSIHKMKALKEVEKRASEINRVINVLIQVNISDEDQKSGCDPEKLEGILKYAQDLKYTKVRGLMGMATFTDDLDVVRPEFKLLKKLRDEHKHLSEGSVDLKHLSMGMTNDLEVAIQEGSTMVRVGTAIFGERNY
- a CDS encoding zinc ribbon domain-containing protein yields the protein MQEVLQQLANLQYIDSRIDEIRQLRGDLPEEILDIETNINRYNARINQLEEEADSLKSEKKKLEVGIEESLDKTKKYEEQQLSVRNNREYDALTKEIEAQKTFVENAESRLEEIAKRQEEVEGELEVNKEKLKETEELHADKKKNLDKVVASTKEEEEKLLEKRDELEEELDSRYVRSYNRLRDGLANGMAVVAMDRGAAHGMALPPQTQVEVRRKNKIIIDENSGRIVVDPSFFEEAKKQLKV
- a CDS encoding Nif3-like dinuclear metal center hexameric protein, which codes for MNTQVRHITDFMHQWAPPGIKMSYDNVGLLVGDPTASVSRVLVCLDVTEDIVDEALDKKCELIVSHHPLIFKEISSINPTDEQGRIIYKMIRNNIALMTAHTNLDAALDGVSFVLANNLGLDNLQFLDKSYNISRKISLVTSTDDTKAVLKLLNYFSAEEAHFFSVDNRKEGQFCFEATIDQQNVSQLRGALEKEGLLKKGSFQEMELTTPSNNFGMGVLGDYPEEGIAMDEFLHLVCRALDVPALRFSGKSDRIKKVAVCGGAGVFLKKKAIKAGADAFVTADIKYHDYFTEKQDFLLVDAGHYESEFPVVEAIRKELSEAFEHLSVDATETVTNPMKVYVTDFENKNI
- a CDS encoding DivIVA domain-containing protein, producing MGSQPMKLTALEIKQQQFEKSLRGYDTAEVHAYLNLIASEWEHMVGKMRELEAQIDKMDDKLKHYERVEEALHETLQTAKDSAEQKLTGAKKESINIIEKAEMEADSIVREAHQQRQQIRQSILRLLDRRKEIIGGINSYLEIAQESLSQFSKDEASLFRLPKEPEIEESNSPYKSTSEKKKFQFDDSENDDLSSKSSVPQSLDDILDELD